A single region of the Treponema primitia ZAS-1 genome encodes:
- a CDS encoding DNA polymerase Y family protein, whose translation MGNINRAVCHLNIIGFRAAVAAQKDTALRGRPFVVAGATGGRALVLDLSPEALREGISPGMALAVAERLVRDLPVLAPDPASYAAMNRELEKIASVYAPIYENDQFGNLYLDLTGTARLFGPAADCASRILREMLERVGIRPAAAVAGNKLVGKIATRTIRPMGLIQIQAGGEPDFLVHQDLCLLPGMGPSLLRAAVVTGLREIGELACLSDGEAIALFGKHGRRLRDTARGIDDSPVVAAFLGERRIEKHLELVEDALDFDVIRGGLMLLAETGGIEMRGQKWGAGAVALGIVYADGVRVEGQEKLRRLCVTDRDIAGVAERVYLKAVVRRLRVRSITLALGDLRPLGWSPDLFEIAEDTKQRKLQEAADKVRNKYGLAMLTTGTVLNASRRGPAPALPVGSNA comes from the coding sequence ATGGGGAACATAAACCGGGCGGTTTGCCATCTTAATATTATCGGGTTCCGGGCGGCGGTGGCGGCCCAAAAGGATACGGCGCTCCGGGGGCGGCCTTTTGTCGTTGCCGGGGCTACGGGGGGGCGGGCGCTGGTTCTGGACCTTTCGCCTGAGGCTTTGCGGGAAGGGATTAGCCCCGGTATGGCGTTGGCGGTTGCGGAACGGCTGGTGAGGGATTTGCCGGTGTTGGCGCCTGACCCTGCTTCCTATGCGGCTATGAATAGGGAACTGGAAAAGATTGCTTCGGTGTATGCGCCGATTTATGAGAATGACCAATTTGGCAATTTGTATTTGGACCTGACCGGGACGGCCCGGCTGTTCGGGCCTGCGGCGGACTGTGCGAGCCGGATTCTGCGGGAGATGCTGGAACGGGTTGGCATACGCCCTGCGGCGGCGGTGGCGGGTAATAAGCTGGTTGGCAAGATTGCGACCCGGACTATTCGGCCTATGGGGCTCATCCAGATTCAGGCCGGGGGGGAACCGGATTTTTTGGTCCACCAGGATTTGTGTTTGCTTCCCGGCATGGGGCCGTCCCTTTTGCGGGCTGCGGTGGTTACGGGGCTGCGGGAAATTGGGGAGCTGGCTTGCCTTTCTGACGGGGAGGCGATTGCCCTTTTTGGGAAGCATGGGCGACGGCTCAGGGACACGGCGCGGGGTATCGATGATAGCCCGGTGGTGGCGGCTTTCCTGGGGGAACGGCGGATAGAAAAGCATTTGGAGCTTGTGGAGGATGCCCTGGATTTTGATGTTATCCGGGGCGGGCTTATGCTTCTGGCGGAAACGGGGGGCATTGAAATGCGGGGGCAGAAATGGGGGGCTGGGGCGGTGGCTCTGGGCATTGTGTACGCCGATGGGGTCCGGGTGGAGGGGCAGGAAAAACTCAGGCGGCTTTGTGTTACGGATAGGGATATTGCGGGGGTGGCGGAACGGGTGTACCTGAAAGCGGTGGTGCGGCGGCTGAGGGTTCGGAGTATTACGCTGGCCTTGGGGGATCTGCGGCCTTTGGGGTGGTCGCCTGATTTGTTTGAGATAGCGGAAGATACAAAACAGCGGAAATTGCAGGAAGCGGCGGACAAGGTGCGTAATAAATACGGGTTAGCTATGCTGACTACCGGGACAGTGCTGAATGCTTCCCGGAGAGGGCCTGCGCCGGCTTTGCCGGTGGGTTCAAATGCTTGA